A single region of the Elgaria multicarinata webbii isolate HBS135686 ecotype San Diego chromosome 14, rElgMul1.1.pri, whole genome shotgun sequence genome encodes:
- the ORC6 gene encoding origin recognition complex subunit 6 has translation MEREVIQRLAAKLGITAPGVVRKAEEYLRLSQVKCATLLVQMTATSNAVICLDLAAAFTKNPVDKSYLVKLSGLSKTTYQSCLRSLESLLGVRSNLGIRELAVQFCCLEAVNMASKILQRYASSLPEAQQTDLDLSKPLFTTAALFTACRCLKIKVDKNKMAAASGVKKTIFDRLHSQLQKISQQISRESDQLTVEATKTQKTLLETLGKEEETEAEAPRKRPKSETEAKEDYEEWKRRILENAAKSQRDSF, from the exons ATGGAGCGCGAAGTGATCCAGCGCTTGGCCGCCAAGCTGGGCATCACGGCGCCCGGAGTGGTCAG AAAAGCAGAAGAGTACCTGCGTCTGTCTCAAGTGAAATGTGCCACCTTGCTGGTTCAGATGACCGCTACAAGCAATGCTGTGATCTGCCTCGACTTGGCCGCTGCCTTCACAAAGAACCCGGTCGACAAA AGTTATTTAGTGAAACTGTCTGGCTTGAGCAAGACCACGTACCAGAGCTGTTTGAGGTCCTTGGAAAGCCTGCTTGGTGTACGTTCCAACCTCGGGATCCGAGAATTGGCCGTTCAGTTCTGTTGCCTGGAAGCTGTGAACATGGCATCAAAAATACTGCAGAG GTACGCATCCAGTCTGCCGGAAGCTCAGCAAACGGATCTAGATTTGTCTAAACCCTTATTCACAACTGCGGCGTTGTTTACCGCTTGCAG ATGTTTGAAAATTAAAGTGGAtaagaacaaaatggcagctgcctccGGCGTGAAGAAGACCATATTTGACCGTCTCCACAGCCAGCTCCAGAAGATCAGCCAGCAGATCAGCC GAGAAAGCGACCAGTTGACGGTGGAGGCCACCAAAACCCAGAAGACCTTACTTGAAACTCTTGGAAAGGAAGAAG AGACGGAAGCAGAGGCCCCTCGCAAGcgtcccaaaagtgaaactgaggCAAAAGAAGATTATGAAGAATGGAAAAGGAGAATTCTAGAAAACGCTGCTAAATCACAAAGGGACAGCTTTTGA